The nucleotide window CCACTTCTTAAGCTTAACCCTTGGACGTTTTGCCATGAAAGTGGCAATCAGAAGAGACCTATCTCCATGACCTCCTCCTCGCCCTAAAGGATGGGGTTTTCACAGAGGAAACCCCTACCCCAAGGGCGGAGAGGTTCGAGGGGTCTTCATTAGAACCCAATTTACGTTGGGTTCTTCGAACTCCTCTGGGGTGGCCATACCCCCATTACCCCTACCCCCAGCTAAAGCTGGAAGGCTCGGGGTTATGCTTCCTATGGCTTTTTTCAAAATATTGAAAGCACCAACCAACTCAGCATTCATAACGACACCCTCCCTATGGCACTTAAACAAACCTCTAACAAAGCGAGCATTCTTATGGCGTTGGCCACAGAGAGGGCAAACCTGAGAAGTGAAAGCCTCATCAAC belongs to Palaeococcus ferrophilus DSM 13482 and includes:
- a CDS encoding zinc ribbon domain-containing protein is translated as MLKISLKSGGIVVKLVDEAFTSQVCPLCGQRHKNARFVRGLFKCHREGVVMNAELVGAFNILKKAIGSITPSLPALAGGRGNGGMATPEEFEEPNVNWVLMKTPRTSPPLG